From the genome of Streptomyces sp. V2I9:
GGTTGATCCGGACCATGGTCCCGTCGTCGGCGTCCCCGGCCGGGGCCGCCGCAGCGACGGGGGCCGCGGCCGGCTCCCGCACCTCGGCCACCGGCTCCGGTGCGGGCGGTGGCGTCACCACGAACTCGGGGTCGAGTCCGCGCAGCCGCACGTCCACCGAACCGGGGGCCAGTTCACGTGTGACGTCCCCCATGGCGGCGGAGAGCACGTTGAGCAGGGTCAGCCGGGCGGCGGATTCCAGGGGAACGCTGAGCCGTTCGGCCAGGGCACGGGCTTCGTCTCCGCTGGCGTCCGCGGCGGCGGCAAGTTCCCGCCGGAGGTTGTCGACGTAGGGGGTGAGGTCCATGGCTCAACTATGGCACATGAATGGCATCACGTCGAGCCACATTGGCGCAGGTTTCTGAAATGTGCCTCTGACCTGCGAAAAGACACCCGTCACCCCTGCCGCGGCAGCACGAAACCCCTCCCGTTGCCCCACGATGGCACCAAAAGAGCGCCATCTGGCACCACTCGGCATCGGCGTGTGCCACACGGCGCCACCCCAGCCCCTCCCCGGTGCCGCCGCCCGCGCCATCCCGCTCCCGGCACCGGCCTCGGCCCCGCCCCCCGGCACCCGCGTGGCGCACCCACCGCCGCCGCACGCACGGCGTACAGACTGAGAACGAGCCCCGCCGCACCTGGACCACACCCTCCCGGACCCCACGCCCCGCCCCTCGCGCCCCACACCCACTCCCGCACCCACGCCCCCCGCATCCCCCACCGTCCGGAGCCCCCATGCCCCCCGCACCCCCGTCACCGAACCCACGGAACCCGCAGGACCCCGAAGACCCACCGCCCTCCTACCTGGCCCTCTGCTCCCACACCCACCTGTTTCCGGGGGCCCGCTGCCGTCTCCAGGGCCTGCCCCACCCGGAGGCGTTCACCTCCGCCCCGGAGTCCATCGACATCCACCTGCGCTTCTCCGACGGAACGGCCGCCCCCGCCGATCTCCGCACCGGCCCCGGCACCGCCGCGACCCTCACCGTCGCCGCCCACACCACGGCAGCCGGTACGTCCCTCGCCGAAAGCGCCTGGACGGTCAAGGAGTTCACGCCGCGCCGGCACGAGGTGGAACTGACCATCGGCGCCAAGTCCCCGCTGCCCCCACTCCCGCCACCCGGCACCACCGGATAGCGGCAGCCCCACCCCGTACGCCCTCCGCGCGTCCACGGCGGCGACCGATCCCGGCCGGGCGAACCGAACGGGAAACCCGAAGTAACCCACCCCCGGGCTCAGAGCGCACCCCGGTGGACGGGTTCCTTCGGGTACCGTCCGCCCCGACGCGGCCGCGACCGCCCTGCGCGGCACCCGGACCGGCGCGACTCCCGGACCGGGCGGAGGTCCGCCCGGTCCGGGAGAGGGGCCACCCGCGCCGGGGCGGCTGGGGCGCTTCACTCGACCCAGCGGCCGCCTTCCCTACGGTGGTCGTGGGGCGTCCCGCTCTTGCCGATCTGCTGTTCCTTGGGCTGTTTCGCGGCTTCGGGCACCTGCCCGTGGAAGTACACGAGCTTTCCCTGACCCCGAGCCCCCAGTCCGTGGTGCCCCTTCGCCGGTTGCTTCTTCCCCATGAGCGAGCCTCCTCGCGTGCAGCGCGTCCAGGCCATGGCGTTCAGAAGTCGACGTCCCTCTCACGGTACTGCGGGGGCGGTGGCGCGGCGACCGGCGGACGCTCGCGGTGCGGAGCGGACGGATCGGTGTGATGCTCGCAAAGTGCATATCTCTGAACTTACCTCCCACATCCGTACAGAACTGGGAAAGCCGCGGTCGTACCCGGCGATCACGCTGGTCATGCCGACCGACCCCCGGACTACCGGTTCAACGAGAAGGACCGCATTCTGCTGCGGGACCTGGTGACGGAGGCCAAGCGCCGCTTGGCCGACGATCCGGGCGTGGAGCGGGAAGCGCGGCTGCAACTGAGGGACCGGCTGCTGGATCCCGAGGTGATCGAGCGGGCGGCCGATCCGGCATCGGACGGTGACGCCATGGTCGTGTACGTGGCGGCGGACGAGCCGGTGCAGGTCTGGCGCGTGACGTCGCCGCAGGACGTCCGGCCGCGGGTGGAGTTCGCCGACGAGTTCCTCACGCGGTACCTGGTGGACGCCGAACAGCGTTCCCGGCCGTACCTGGTGCTCGTGCTGGACCAGGAGATGTCCCGGCTCTACCGCGGCTCGGTGCGGAGGCTGACCGAGGTGACGGAGCACGGCTTCCCCGCCGCGCCGCAGATCCCGTCACCCGAGGACGCCGTACCGGGGCCGATCCCGAACACCGCCCCGTACCGGGGGCACGAGGAGCGGGTGGAGCAGTACCTGAAGGCGGTCGACGGGCACCTCGGCGGATATCTCGACGCGCACGGCCCGCTGCCGCTGTTCGTCATCGGGGGCACGAAGATCCTCTCCTCGTTCGAGGGCGTCACCGCACACGGCAGGTCGGTCGCCGGGACGCTCGCGCTGGCCGGCATGGACAACGACTCCGCACAGAACCTGGCCGAACGGCTGCGACCGGCCCTCGACGACTTCCACGCCCGGCAGACCGCCGAAGCGGTGTCGGAGCTCGGGGAGGCGCGCGGGCAGGACAAGGTCGCGGACGGCCCGGAACAGGTGTGGACCGCGGTCGCGGACCGCCGGGTGCGGCGGCTGGTGCTGGAGGAGTCGCTGGTGCTGGCCGGCCGGATCGTCGGCGAGGGCCGCGAACTGGAGACCACCCCGTTCCCCGAGCCCGTGACCCTGCCGAACCCGGTCCCCGACGTCCGGCCGCCCTCGCCCGGTGTCGCCACCGACATCGTGGAACGGCTGGTGGACGGCGCGGTGGCGGCGGAGTCGGAGGTGCTGTTCGTTCCGGACGGCACGCTCCCCGACTCCGGCGGCGTGGCAGCGCTGCTGCGGTACTGAGACCGCACCGGGCCCCGGCACGACCGGCTCCCGCCGTCGCTGCCGCGTCCGCTGACGACAGAAGCCCAGGTCAGAGAACATCTGACCTGGGCTTCCCTCTGAGCCCCCTGTCGGATTCGAACCGACGACCTACGCATTACAAGTGCGTTGCTCTGGCCAGCTGAGCTAAGGAGGCGTGCCGGAGCAGTCTAACCAACCCGCGGGCCCCGGCGTCCGCGGTTTCCGTGTGCTCGGGGCTACTGACAGATCGGGAAACGCCAGGTAGCGTCACGGCAGGTTCGCTCCAGTGGACCAGACCACTCCCTACTCGGATCGTCCGGCACGTTCCTGCCGGTTGAGGAGAAGATTCACCATGGCCAGCGTCACGTTCGACAAGGCGTCCCGCGTCTACCCCGGCTCCACCAAGCCGGCCGTGGACCAGCTCGAGATCGACATCGCGGACGGCGAGTTCCTCGTCCTCGTCGGTCCCTCCGGTTGCGGCAAGTCGACCTCCCTGCGCATGCTCGCGGGTCTCGAGGACGTCAACGGCGGTGCGATCCGCATCGGCGACCGCGACGTCACGCACCTGCCGCCGAAGGACCGGGACATCGCCATGGTGTTCCAGAACTACGCGCTCTACCCGCACATGACCGTCGCGGACAACATGGGCTTCGCGCTCAAGATCGCCGGTGTGAACAAGACCGCGATCCGGGCGAAGGTCGAAGAGGCCGCCAAGATGCTCGACCTCACCGAGTACCTGGACCGCAAGCCGAAGGCGCTCTCCGGTGGTCAGCGCCAGCGTGTGGCGATGGGCCGCGCGATCGTGCGTGAGCCGCAGGTCTTCCTCATGGACGAGCCGCTGTCGAACCTCGACGCCAAGCTGCGTGTCTCCACCCGTACGCAGATCGCCTCGCTCCAGCGCCGCCTGGGCATCACCACCGTCTACGTCACCCACGACCAGGTCGAGGCCCTCACCATGGGCGACCGGGTGGCGGTGCTGAAGGACGGGCTGCTCCAGCAGGTCGACTCGCCGCGCAACATGTACGACCGCCCTGCCAACCTCTTCGTCGCCGGCTTCATCGGCTCCCCCGCGATGAACCTCGTCGAGGTCCCGATCACCGACGGCGGCGTGAAGTTCGGCAACAGCGTCGTCCCGGTCTCCCGCGAGGCCCTCACCGCCGCCGCGGACCGCGGTGACACCACCGTCACCGTCGGCATCCGCCCCGAGCACTTCGACATCGTCGAGCACGGCGGCGCCGCCGCGAAGACCCTGACCAAGGGCTCCTCGGACGAGCCGGCGGGTCTCGCCGTCTCCGTCAACGTCGTCGAGGAGCTCGGCGCCGACGGCTTCGTCTACGGCTCCACGCGGGTCGGCGGCGAGCACAAGGA
Proteins encoded in this window:
- a CDS encoding ABC transporter ATP-binding protein; the encoded protein is MASVTFDKASRVYPGSTKPAVDQLEIDIADGEFLVLVGPSGCGKSTSLRMLAGLEDVNGGAIRIGDRDVTHLPPKDRDIAMVFQNYALYPHMTVADNMGFALKIAGVNKTAIRAKVEEAAKMLDLTEYLDRKPKALSGGQRQRVAMGRAIVREPQVFLMDEPLSNLDAKLRVSTRTQIASLQRRLGITTVYVTHDQVEALTMGDRVAVLKDGLLQQVDSPRNMYDRPANLFVAGFIGSPAMNLVEVPITDGGVKFGNSVVPVSREALTAAADRGDTTVTVGIRPEHFDIVEHGGAAAKTLTKGSSDEPAGLAVSVNVVEELGADGFVYGSTRVGGEHKDLVVRVGGRAVPEKGTELHVVPRPDELHVFATSTGERLTN